TGGAATCAAAATGGATTTTATTTAGAGGGGAATCAAGCAGCATATGATGAAAAAACAAAATTGACTAATGAAAATGAAATAGATGAAGCTGTACGTACTAAACCATCTTTGAATGATAATATTTCATCAAACAAGGTAGTTTATCCTGACTATTCAAATATAGAAGTCGGAAGAGGAAAAAGATGGCCTAAAAAATGCTTTGCTCCTTCTGTTGATGAAACATTACCAATAAAATTCGCTAATGATGCTAAAATAACTAATATACCATATTACAATCTAGGCTATATTGTATCTGAAAGTGATACTGTATTTAAACCTACTTGGGGAATAATTTATCCTGTTGATGACAATCCTATAATAGGCCAAATTAAAAAAATCAGAGAAATGGGTGGAGATGTTTTAGTGTCCTTTGGTGGACCTGCTAATACACCTTTACATGTTACCGCTCCAGATGTTAAATCACTCAAAAAACAATATGAAAACTTTGTTAAAGCATATAGACTTAGTAGAATAAATATAGACTTACAAGGAAAATGGTTAAAAGACACTGCATCAATAAAAAGGAATATTAGAGCTTTAAAATTATTGCAGAACTCTTTATTTTCCGAAAGATATAACCTTCAAATTTGGTTTACTCTTCCTATACTTCCTACAGGATTAACAGATGATGGATTAAAAATAATTCAATACACACTAGATGAAGATTTGATGATTAGAGGTATTAATGTCAAGACAATGAACTTTGGTGCTTCTGCTGCACCTAATCCTGAGAATAAAATGGGGCAATATTCAATACAGGCAATAAATAGTTTGTTCAATCAACTTAAACAGATTTATTCAGATAACAATTTGAGTAAATCAGATAAGCAAATTTGGAATATGGTAGGTATGACACCTATGATTGGAGAAAATGATGTAACAACTGAGGTATTTAATTTAGAAGATGCTAAACAAACTCTAGATTTTGCTAATCAAAAGGAAATAGGAATGATATCTATGTGGTCACTTAATAGAGATAAACCTTGTCCAAATGGTCCAAGTAACAAAATTTCTAATTCTTGTAGTGGTATCGAGCAAAAGGATTATGAATTTAGCGAAACATTTAATGCTTATAATGATACTAGTGAATTTCTAGCTCGTGAAGACTCTAATAAACAACCTAGTGAAGCTATCAATAGATGGAATCCTAATAGAGCTTATGTAGCTGGAGAAAAGGTAGTATATAGAGGTGTTTTATATGAAGCAAAATGGTATACTAAGGGTGATATACCTGATAAAAAAACAGACTATCCTTGGGAAAAACCTTGGAAGATAATAGGATAAAATAGCTGGTAGAAAATAAAAATGCACTTTTTCTAGTCAATATAAAATAAATTGACGTAAGAAAAAGTGCATTTTATCATATTTTTATGGCAAGTATTTATACTTCTAATATGTTAAAAACAAATTTTAAAATTAAATATTTCTATGGTACAAATTTAGTTTAATATTTTATTCCTTCTAATACGCCAATAAATAACTGATGCAAAAACACTGTACAATAAAACAAAAAGACTGTTAATCATCATAATTCCTGTATCTTGGCTTTCCACTAAAGCCCATATACCATTAAATACTGCGTAACTTGGTACAATATAAAAAAGATTTTTTACCCAACCTAAATCATTTGGTATAAAGAAACCTATAAAAGGTACAAAAGTAAATATTAAAAGTACAACCTTTGTCATGATAATGACAACCATTTGATCACTAGAGTAATGACCTAAATACAGACCTACAAGCGTTGACATAACACTTCCCAACAACAATAAAATTATCGTTTGTACTATTGGTATATTTACACCTATTACAATAATAAGGGTAATAAAACCAAGTATAAAAGAACCAATAAACCCAATAATGCTTTTTTGAATGATGTAAGTTATATGGGACATTGGAAGAATTTGATTAACAATGTCAATACCATCTTCTTTCTCATCAACAATATTAAATGCATTGAATACTGATCCTAAAAATAATCCCATTAATACTGTAATTGTTACTAACAATGTAGTTAAGTAATCTTTATCATTAGTCATCGCTTCTAAATATAATGCATCAAATGAACTACTGTCTTTTAAATAATTGTGAAGTGAAGCAAGTTGTTCAGATTCTACTGCCAACTCATTGCCCTGTAGTAAAAAATCATAATTATCAGTTTGTTTATTGTATAAAATTCCAATATTATCACTATTCGGACTCAATATATACATTTCTAAAGTATCCCTATCTTTAAAAGACTGCAGTACACAAAACTGATTAAGAGACATAATTTGTTGTGATGACAGCTGACCTTCAACATAACCTATAGATTGTTCAATAACCACATCTCCTGCAAACAAGCGAATACAAATAGCTAGTATAATAGGAAAAAGCGCAGATACCCATACCATTTTATCCTTAGATAAAATTTTAAATTGTATATTTAATCCAGTAAGCATAGTTTTAACCCCTTTCAATTTCCCTTTTCATTAATCTATAATTAATGATTGTCAGCCCCAAGATTACTATCATACAAATA
This is a stretch of genomic DNA from Abyssisolibacter fermentans. It encodes these proteins:
- a CDS encoding chitinase, yielding MYYYCCIIPYMPYSRYLMCPMYNPYFTYIPLNFNPMLNFMTYNQRNEWNQNGFYLEGNQAAYDEKTKLTNENEIDEAVRTKPSLNDNISSNKVVYPDYSNIEVGRGKRWPKKCFAPSVDETLPIKFANDAKITNIPYYNLGYIVSESDTVFKPTWGIIYPVDDNPIIGQIKKIREMGGDVLVSFGGPANTPLHVTAPDVKSLKKQYENFVKAYRLSRINIDLQGKWLKDTASIKRNIRALKLLQNSLFSERYNLQIWFTLPILPTGLTDDGLKIIQYTLDEDLMIRGINVKTMNFGASAAPNPENKMGQYSIQAINSLFNQLKQIYSDNNLSKSDKQIWNMVGMTPMIGENDVTTEVFNLEDAKQTLDFANQKEIGMISMWSLNRDKPCPNGPSNKISNSCSGIEQKDYEFSETFNAYNDTSEFLAREDSNKQPSEAINRWNPNRAYVAGEKVVYRGVLYEAKWYTKGDIPDKKTDYPWEKPWKIIG
- a CDS encoding ABC transporter permease; the protein is MLTGLNIQFKILSKDKMVWVSALFPIILAICIRLFAGDVVIEQSIGYVEGQLSSQQIMSLNQFCVLQSFKDRDTLEMYILSPNSDNIGILYNKQTDNYDFLLQGNELAVESEQLASLHNYLKDSSSFDALYLEAMTNDKDYLTTLLVTITVLMGLFLGSVFNAFNIVDEKEDGIDIVNQILPMSHITYIIQKSIIGFIGSFILGFITLIIVIGVNIPIVQTIILLLLGSVMSTLVGLYLGHYSSDQMVVIIMTKVVLLIFTFVPFIGFFIPNDLGWVKNLFYIVPSYAVFNGIWALVESQDTGIMMINSLFVLLYSVFASVIYWRIRRNKILN